One region of Populus trichocarpa isolate Nisqually-1 chromosome 4, P.trichocarpa_v4.1, whole genome shotgun sequence genomic DNA includes:
- the LOC7487420 gene encoding NAC domain-containing protein 54 — translation MAPVSLPPGFRFHPTDEELVAYYLRRKINAHRIELEIIPEVDLYKCEPWDLPGKSLLPSKDLEWYFFSPRDRKYPNGSRTNRATKAGYWKATGKDRKVISQMRAVGMKKTLVYYRGRAPHGARTGWVMHEYRLDERECEINTGLQDAYALCRVSKRTANIPKIGEHYDSTTNQMPCEHSSSIEQYSENHGRCEEYESTNYTMHRNVGNCSTSYRAIGSPLNIGESRNGKWIQSMDGSFGMSAPQFPNYSTVPYPPSKVDIALECARLQHRFTLPPLEVEDFPQFGFTDIKMMHQPSMPESTSTHQTDILQEILSVAHASQELINQSSFQDTWGGNYATADHDFTFMAGKDVQHNVYSDMMMNSTRWADKPWVDPSTSSMSIEMSDLDETFKAERMVENLRWVGMSNDELEKSFTEETKIVPIENISNFRSREEHGVLGENEHTGDCMRFNDSEDFSLGFINDEPNDDNFIEESNIVDDLASSPSFEVVEEIKVNHGLFVSTRQATETFFHQLVPSQTVKIYLNPAVVAANFSIEKVENSQRYDKKPSKTTAKENFTGRKSSAQYPWRYLSSNVVCMIVILLMHCFYLGENVENGKLTDDFMRSGSVEEEGFCPSKNVNPMKKPAGKLIIKRDDNEKEKDLLVTIRGGEGSKLGLFLKKLGLFLTISFALCTILANHAMAS, via the exons atgGCTCCTGTTTCATTGCCTCCTGGCTTTCGTTTCCACCCTACCGACGAAGAACTCGTTGCTTACTACCTCAGAAGAAAGATCAATGCACATAGGATTGAATTAGAGATCATCCCTGAAGTTGATCTCTACAAGTGTGAGCCATGGGATTTACCAG GAAAATCATTGTTGCCAAGCAAAGATCTAGAGTGGTACTTCTTTAGTCCTCGAGACCGCAAGTATCCGAATGGATCGAGGACTAATCGAGCAACTAAAGCTGGATATTGGAAGGCCACTGGCAAGGATAGAAAAGTGATCTCCCAAATGCGGGCTGTTGGCATGAAGAAAACCCTAGTTTACTACAGAGGAAGAGCTCCCCATGGTGCTAGAACAGGTTGGGTTATGCATGAATATCGCCTTGATGAGCGAGAATGCGAAATTAATACTGGCTTGCAG GATGCATATGCACTATGTCGTGTGTCAAAAAGGACTGCAAATATCCCAAAGATTGGAGAGCATTATGATTCTACGACAAATCAAATGCCTTGTGAACATTCTTCTAGCATTGAACAATATTCTGAAAATCATGGAAGATGTGAAGAATATGAGAGTACAAATTATACTATGCATAGAAATGTAGGTAATTGCTCAACCAGCTACCGTGCCATCGGATCCCCTCTCAACATCGGTGAATCAAGAAATGGGAAATGGATACAGTCCATGGATGGATCATTTGGCATGTCAGCTCCACAATTTCCAAACTATTCAACAGTTCCTTACCCACCAtcaaag GTTGATATAGCGCTAGAGTGTGCAAGGTTGCAGCATAGGTTCACATTGCCTCCATTGGAAGTGGAGGATTTCCCTCAGTTTGGATTTACTGACATAAAAATGATGCATCAACCTTCCATGCCAGAAAGCACAAGCACTCATCAAACAGACATTTTGCAAGAAATTCTTTCGGTAGCTCATGCATCTCAAGAATTGATAAACCAATCTAGTTTTCAAGATACTTGGGGTGGAAACTATGCCACTGCTGATCATGATTTCACTTTCATGGCTGGGAAGGATGTCCAGCATAATGTGTACAGTGACATGATGATGAACTCTACAAGATGGGCTGACAAACCATGGGTTGACCCTAGTACAAGCAGCATGTCTATAGAGATGAGTGACCTAGATGAAACGTTCAAGGCAGAGAGGATGGTAGAGAACCTGAGATGGGTTGGAATGTCAAATGACGAACTAGAGAAG AGTTTTACGGAGGAAACCAAGATTGTTCcaatagaaaatatttcaaatttcagGAGTAGAGAAGAGCATGGAGTTCTgg GAGAAAATGAACATACTGGTGACTGCATGAGATTCAATGACAGTGAGGACTTTTCACTTGGATTCATCAATGATGAGCCTAATGATGATAACTTCATAGAGGAGAGCAATATTGTGGATGATCTGGCTAGTTCACCAAGCTTTGAAGTTGTGGAGGAGATCAAAGTTAATCATGGACTTTTCGTCTCGACTCGCCAAGCAACCGAGACATTCTTCCACCAATTAGTCCCATCACAGACTGTTAAAATCTACCTGAATCCAGCAGTGGTGGCCGCAAACTTTTCCATAGAGAAAGTAGAAAATTCACAAAGGTATGACAAAAAACCATCCAAGACTACTGCAAAGGAAAACTTCACTGGAAGAAAATCATCAGCGCAGTATCCTTGGAGGTACTTATCAAGTAATGTTGTTTGTATGATTGTCATTCTCTTGATGCATTGTTTTTACTTGGGAGAAAATGTGGAAAATGGGAAATTAACGGATGACTTCATGAGAAGTGGAAGTGTAGAAGAGGAAGGTTTTTGCCCTAGCAAAAATGTCAACCCAATGAAGAAGCCTGCAGGAAAACTAATCATCAAGAGGGATGACaatgagaaggaaaaagatTTGTTGGTTACCATAAGAGGTGGTGAAGGGAGTAAACTTGGTTTGTTTCTGAAGAAGCTAGGGCTGTTTCTAACCATTTCTTTTGCTCTTTGTACCATATTGGCGAACCACGCCATGGCCTCTTGA